One Halopelagius longus genomic window, TAATTGCTTTCTTCACTTGATCCTCCGACGGTTCCCACCCATAATAGACGTGTTGGAGCGGTCGCGGACTGACCTCGAGATCAGTAAAAAGGTGCCCCGCCCCTAGCGGAATCCCGGCTTCGCCACTAAGCGGATGCACGAAGAAGTCGTCCAAATCAAGGGATTCTCGGAGGTGCATGTTAGCTTTGCAATTATATCCGACTCCACCTGCAAGGCATAGCTTCGTTTCGCCAGTCTGTTCAAGGAGAGACTCTGCACAAGTTTCTAGTGCTTCCTGTAATAGGTTCTGAGCGGTATGTGCGATGTTTCTGTGGAACTGTGTGATCTCAGCATCTCGCTGTCTCGGTTCTCCGAGAACCTCGACTAATTGGTCGGTGAACCGCTCATGATAGTTATGTTCTCCGTAGAATATGAACGATGGGTCGATCGAAAATCCTTCGTCATTTACTTCAAGTACCTGTGTTAACGCTGACCGTATTGATTCAGTTTCCTCACCATATGGTGCCAATCCCATTACTTTTCCCTCCCCATTATTAGGTTTAAATCCAAGAAATGCGGTTATCGACGCGTAAAACCAACCAAGCGAATGAGGAATTTCGTATGTGAAGACTTCGGTAAGTCCAGTGTTGTCGGCCTTCCAACCGACAACAGCATTTTCTTCGCCGTGCCCGTCCGTAGTGAGTACGGCCGCAGACTCAAACCCAGAGCCATAGTAAGCTGCTGCTGCGTGTGCTCTATGGTGATTTAGAAATTTGATTGGGGGTATTGGTCCGCCAAATTCACTCAACAGCTCCTGTTTTATTTTTTCGGTCATTGAATCTGGATTCTTAGATTCAAGGTTCGATTTCTCCCACTCGAGCGTCCGCTGGTCTTTGTCGTAATTTTGCCAGCCATCGAGGTATTTCTTGGCCATGTACAGCGGATACTTATTAGCATCCCACCCATATGTAATCAAATCCACGTCACGGAACGTTACCGCGCCTTCATCTAAGCAGTACTTGATGGCTTGAATCGGAAATTCGTTATATGCGTGCTTCGCACGGGAGAAACGTTCTTCTTCCCCAATCGCAATCAGTTCCCCATTCAAGAAAAGTGCTGCACTTGGATCAACGTTTTCAGACAGTATGGATAGTAGTGCTTCAGTCATTGTATGTGATGTGATATTGTAGGATATTAAATCTTTTTGGTGATGTTTTATTGACACCATTCAATCAATAGATGTACGTTGAAGAATCAATTCCATAGATAGGTCATCTAATAATACCTAGCGATATGAGGAGACATCATCTTTGTGACCTCGAATAAATGTAAGTTCCTAAGATTAGATAGACTCTGATTGGACATAGTCAAGTATCCAACGTCGAAACTCTTCACTATCTATCTCATAAATACTGTATCCACTAGGGTCCCGATGATGGCCGACTGCACCAATTGGGTTGTTGTTAATTCGAACCAGCCATTCGTCTGAATTCGGGACTTCAGTCCCAATGAAGTCAATTCTGCATCCGATCCGCTCTTCAAGGTTGTCGACGACACAGTGTTTATAAGTCCCATCCTCGAATACTGGTGGGTGATATGGTCTCAGACCATGGGATCGAAATTCCTTAACTGCTCTTCTCCACCATAGAGGGAGTTCATCAAGGTCAATGTCGGAGTACGGATTTTCGTCCTCTATATTGATATTTGGATGTCGATTTCTGCACATTCTAGTTCTTTTTATAATGATACGTAGACATCACCCTCTCGTTCTACAACGTCATATGTGGGAATAGAATTGGCTGGTTTGCCAATGTGTTCACCCGATTCCGTCTCGAAACACCACCCATGCCAGGGGCAGGCGACTGTTGACGTCTCACAGTCCACAACCATATCTGACATTGATCCACCTTCATCAGGGAGAGTAACTCTCCCAGAAATTCGTCCCTCTCCTAACGGGCCACCTTGATGGGGACAGTAGTTCGAAAACGCGACAAAGTTATCATCTACAGCTGCAACGACGATCTCTCGGCCAGCGATATCGACAATAACACGACCATTGTCACGTATATCTTTGGCGGAAAGTACGTAATGATACGACGTATCGATATCCTCATGCTCAGGGCCATTATTTGTCATAATTCGTTAGTAGCGGAGCACGTCAAGAGCGTTGCCTCCATAGATACTACTGATCTCATCATCAGTGAATTGAGGGCGCAATGTCTGTAACAATTCGTTTGACTCATCAAAGTCGTGATGGGGGTAGTCAGATGCAAATAACAAATTGTCTGTTCCATCGAAGGCTCGAATGGTGTTATGAATGTACTCTGGGTGTTCAACGCCCTCCACCGGTTGACTTGTGAAGTAGAAGTTATCCATAATATACTCGCTAGGTCGCTTTTCAAGTAACGGTGCGTCTTCCGGCTTCTCTGGATACTCGTGGTCAAGCCGGTACATCATAAATGGAATCCATCCAAGGCCCGCTTCTTGGAAAACAAAATCTAAGTCTGGATAGCGAACAGGTACACCCCGGGTAATTAAGCTCGAAACATGCATCATATGCTCCACAGGATGAGCGAGTGTATGGAGGCTCATGTGACGACAAAGTCCCTGATGTAACTGTGGGAAGTTTATCCATGTACTCCCAGCCGTCCCATGCAGTAAAATTGGGAGATCGGCTTCTTCACAAGCCTCATAGATAGGATAATACTGCTTATGGCCCAGCGGGGGAAAGGCGCCAGCAGAGGGAATAGAGACACTAATTATGTTTGACTCATCGGCTCGCCGATTTATCTCTTCGGCTGCTTTATCAGGGTGTTGCGGTGCAATGACCATTGACCCAGTAAAGCCCTCGTCTAAGTAAGTATCCAGAAGATACTCGTTGAAGGCTGTTGCACAAGCAACTGCAAGCTGGTCATTATGGACGCCAGTAAGGTGTTGAGTTTCACCAGGAGTAAGAACTGGTCGGTCGACACCTAACTTCTCAATTCCTTCTCTGACGTCATCCGCTGACTTCACGTGCCGAGTATGCTCCTTAATCCTGCCCGAGGTTCGCCCTGGATGGAA contains:
- a CDS encoding carbamoyltransferase family protein; the protein is MTEALLSILSENVDPSAALFLNGELIAIGEEERFSRAKHAYNEFPIQAIKYCLDEGAVTFRDVDLITYGWDANKYPLYMAKKYLDGWQNYDKDQRTLEWEKSNLESKNPDSMTEKIKQELLSEFGGPIPPIKFLNHHRAHAAAAYYGSGFESAAVLTTDGHGEENAVVGWKADNTGLTEVFTYEIPHSLGWFYASITAFLGFKPNNGEGKVMGLAPYGEETESIRSALTQVLEVNDEGFSIDPSFIFYGEHNYHERFTDQLVEVLGEPRQRDAEITQFHRNIAHTAQNLLQEALETCAESLLEQTGETKLCLAGGVGYNCKANMHLRESLDLDDFFVHPLSGEAGIPLGAGHLFTDLEVSPRPLQHVYYGWEPSEDQVKKAINSHNIEICEEGEESVRKKMVTLLSEGNIIARYSGRMECGPRALGNRSILADPRNTEMVARVNEATKRENWRPFAPSILKEYADNMLKGEIWDPFMIQTYQVKEEWLDKLAATTHVDNTTRPQILSKQMNEPYWLLIENFREQTGVPALLNTSFNLSGEPIVRTPEEAIMTLIDSEIDYLQIEDYLIQNPTV
- a CDS encoding Rieske (2Fe-2S) protein; protein product: MTNNGPEHEDIDTSYHYVLSAKDIRDNGRVIVDIAGREIVVAAVDDNFVAFSNYCPHQGGPLGEGRISGRVTLPDEGGSMSDMVVDCETSTVACPWHGWCFETESGEHIGKPANSIPTYDVVEREGDVYVSL
- a CDS encoding amidohydrolase family protein, translating into MAESTTRRTIKSIEDIDCVVDADFHLSETASDIRPYLEEPWDELLAGSQSGEGYSGGSNIYPNTATFHPGRTSGRIKEHTRHVKSADDVREGIEKLGVDRPVLTPGETQHLTGVHNDQLAVACATAFNEYLLDTYLDEGFTGSMVIAPQHPDKAAEEINRRADESNIISVSIPSAGAFPPLGHKQYYPIYEACEEADLPILLHGTAGSTWINFPQLHQGLCRHMSLHTLAHPVEHMMHVSSLITRGVPVRYPDLDFVFQEAGLGWIPFMMYRLDHEYPEKPEDAPLLEKRPSEYIMDNFYFTSQPVEGVEHPEYIHNTIRAFDGTDNLLFASDYPHHDFDESNELLQTLRPQFTDDEISSIYGGNALDVLRY